From a region of the Lactuca sativa cultivar Salinas chromosome 4, Lsat_Salinas_v11, whole genome shotgun sequence genome:
- the LOC111897108 gene encoding uncharacterized protein LOC111897108 produces the protein MIRFGKKGKLNPRYIEPIKILERIGLVAYRLQLPQELEKVHNVFHVSNLKKCLVEDTLVIPLGEIELNTDLHFIEEPVEIMDREIKKLRQSRIPIVKVRWNSKRGLEFTWEQEDQMKKKCPQLFDNDTPIN, from the coding sequence ATGATTAGATTCGGAAAGaagggaaaactaaacccacggtacattgaaCCCATCAAAATTCTTGAAAGAATTGGGCTTGTTGCTTATCGCCTTCAATTACCTCAAGAATTGGAAAAAGTACACAATGTTTTCCATGtctcaaatttgaaaaagtgtctggTCGAGGACACTCTTGTCATCCCTCTCGGCGAAATCGAGTTAAACACTGATCTACACTTTATTGAAGAaccagttgagattatggaccGTGAAATCAAGAAATTAAGACAAAGTCGCATCCCTATCGTGAAAGTGCGTTGGAACTCAAAAAGGGGACTAGAGTTCACGTGGGAACAAGAGGATCAAATGAAGAAGAAATGCCCCCAATTGTTCGACAACGATACACCTATcaattga